The following DNA comes from Chryseobacterium gallinarum.
GATGCCCAGAATAATATCAATCCTATCAGTGGCGCAGTGAATGTTACCAATACCCAGACTTATTATATCCGTTTTCAGAAAAACGGAGTATGCCCGGAGGTAGGAACCCTGAAAATTACCATTAAAATCCCCAAGAAATCCACGCTTCTGAATGATCAGGCTATTTGTCCTAAATCTACTACTACATTGGATGCTGGTCCCGGTTTTGACAGATATCTGTGGAGTACAGGAGCCACAAGTCCTTCCATTACCAATGTTCCTGTAGGAAGTTACTGGGTAGAACTGACTTCTAACGGATGTGTTTATAAGCAATATGTAAATGTCACGGAGCTACCTCTTCCTGTCATCACTTCTATTGAAATTGACGGAACCACTGTGAAGGTCGGAGTAAGCGGAGGAACGCCCCCTTATGAATACTCGCTGGACGGAGTGGTCTGGCAGAGTTCAAATATTTTCTACAATGTATCAAGAGGAGCACATCATGTTTTTGTGAAAGACTCTAAATTGTGTGGTGAAGTCAAAAAACCGTTTGCCATCATCAATCTCATCAACACCATCACTCCAAACGGCGATGGTTATAATGAAGGAATTAATTATTCGGCTTTAATGGCTAATGATAATCTTGAGTTCAGAATTTTTGACAGATATGGAGCCGAAATTTTCAGGGGAACTCCTGAAAATAAATACACCTGGGACGGCAGAATAGGAGGCAGGTATGTACCTACGGCTACTTACTGGTACTTTATCAGCTGGACAGAATATGGGTCTACCCTTTCTGTAAAGTACTCAAGCTGGCTGTTGGTAAAACACCGGTAATCATTAAAAAAACAATAATTTCCAGCTAATTAGCTTATTTTAAATAATTTATAACACTCATTAACACTTTACTGCAAAGTTTAATATAACTTTAACCCGTAATCTTCATCAAACAAGGTATAAATTGCTGTATTTCTATGTAATTTTGCCGAATTATATGAAGAAACTGTTTACGCTACTGTTATTGGTTTTTCTGATTAAAATCAATGCCCAAATATATTCCGGAGAGGTATTTCTGAGGGACAATTCAATTTTGTATCTCAATCAGGTATATGTGACCAACCTGAATACTCAAAAAACTGTCCTTACCGATTACAATGGTAATTTCAATATTCCGGCAAATCCGGGCGACATTATTCGGTTCACTTCTATTGTTACGGAGAGAAAAGACATTAAGCTTACTCCCCAGCTGATGGATCAGAAAAATCTCGTTGAGCTTAAGATTGCTTATTACGAGATCCAGGAAATTGTACTAAGCAGATTCAAGCCTACCGGAAACCTCAGGTATGATGTCAATTCCATACGGAAAGAAGATAAAGCACTCGCCATCAAAAAAATTATCGGACTTCCTGAACCTAAAGGTGACGGTAATCCACCTGAGCTTCCGGTTGCAGGGCTAAGGGACGGAGGCCTCACTTTTAGTTTGGAGAGTATTTATGATATCCTTTCAGGAGAAAGAAAGAAAAAGCAGCGTTATGCAGCCTATGAAAGAATGAATTCTTCCGTTGCCCAGATCAAAAATTATTTGGGAAAAGATTACTTCTTAAAGTTTAAGATCCCTGAGAATTTAATTGATAATTTCTTACAATTCGTGTATACTTCTGAAAATATTCAGCCTTATGTGCTGGCTGGAAATTTTGAAGCCATAAAAGTTCCGATTGAAAAATATCTTCCTATTTATCAGAGAAGGTTAAGAAATTCCCATCTCCAGGAAGTTGTCAGCAAATAAACTTATTTTCCTTTAAAGAATAAATAAACAGAATCTATGAAACAATAGGTATGGATCTGTATTGTAACACTGGGCTCAAAAAAATCTTTTTTGTTCATTCTGGGAACAAATATCTGTTATTGTAAATAACACAACTTTAACAGTATACATTTCATTAATATTCAAAAATATATTTAATTTTATGCTATAATCAGTTATTTAAAATAAAAACTATAGTATTCCGTTATCACTTAAAGACTAATTGACCATCACAAATTAAGAAAAAGCACCAATCTTTAACTTAATCTATATTAATGAAAAAAATTCTTTTACTCCTTGGCTCGATTCTGTTTTTCAATCTTTCTGCACAAAAAAAAGGGAAAGACTATAGTGAAATCATGAAGAGCAACAATATCTATGAAATCAATGCTTTTCTAAGGGACGCCCATCCCGATGATCCCCGGCGTTCTGTCTTAAAGCCGAGGGTTATGGAAATGATGAAAGAATACATCAAAAACGCTCATCCCGAAGATCAAAAGGTAAAAGATATGCAGGAAATGCTGGCTTTGTTAAGAAGACGGCCTTCCACCAAGATCACTTTTGATGAAATGAATGCCATTATCAAGCAAAAACAGATTGCCAAATATAAAGCTGAACTTGCAGCCAAAAAACCAACGGAAACTTATATTCCAAGCAACGCACAAAATACTTTTGTTGTAAATACAGCAGCCAATGCAGCTATTCCCAATGCAGAAGCAGAGGAATTCAATATGCTGATGAATGTTTCCCCTATTGAACATCAAAACAAAACCGTTAAGATCCTTAATTCCTTATTTGATAATGATCCCAATGCCAAAGAATGCATAGTCCTCATTCAGAATCAATCTGACTGTAATATCATTGTAAGAATGGAAGGAGTAGGGAATACAAAATACAGGCTTGCTGTTCCGGCTCATAAAGACAATTCAATTGTAGTGGAAAAAGGGCAATACCTTTTCACAAGTTTGGTATGTGGAGCACAGTATGCATCACAAAAAACTATTCAAAAACCAATCATGGTTGCCTTAGGCAGCGCAACAGCACAATAATCAAAACAATATAATAGTTTCACCATAGGTCTTTTAGCCTTAAAAGACCTCAATTCTGTGTAAATTTTATTACTTTTGCAGTCATTTTATAAATGACTCATGGGCAAGAATAAATTAGCAAGATTTGCAGAAAACAAGATATTACCGAATGTAATTCAACCTACAAGAGAAGAGGCTTTAAGCGGCTTTGAACTCGAAGGGAAATGGAGAGAAAATTTCTTTAAAAATGATAACCCGATTGTCCTGGAATTAGGCTGTGGTAAAGGAGAATATTCCGTAGGACTTGCCAAGACATTTCCTGAAAAGAACTTTATCGGGATTGATATTAAGGGGGCAAGATTCTGGTTTGGAGCAAAGGAAGCTGTAGAAAACAACATGAACAATGTGGCTTTTTTAAGAACACAGATTGAGCTTGTTGATTATTTTTTTGCTGAAAATGAAGTCGATGAAATATGGATTACTTTCCCGGATCCACAAATCAAGTATAAAAGGACAAAACACAGATTGACCCATCCGGATTTTCTAAACCGGTATAAAAAATTCCTGAAACCAGGCGGTATTATCCATTTAAAAACCGATTCCGAATTTTTGCATGGCTATACTCTGGGCTATTTACAAGGTGCAGGATATGAAATCATTACTGCTCATCATGACATCTACGGAGCACCTGAATACGATCCGGACACACCACATCTGAGGGATATCAAAACGTATTATGAGGAATTATTTTCTGCTAAAGGAAAAACCATTACTTATATAAAATTCCGGATAAGCTGATGACATAAACCCGTATTGATGAAAAAAAATTTTTTAACGATTTTAATTTTATTCTTCACATTTCTAATTCCCGGCCTTACAAACGCTCAGAAAGGCAGCAAAGACATTCTGAAAAGCACAAATATCAAAGAAATTGAAGAATACCTAAGGAACACCCACCCGGATGATCCAAAAAGAAGCGTTCTGAAGCCTAAACTTATCGCCCTAAAAAATGCAGAGTGGACCAAAGGAGCCCGTACAGCCAAGCCTATGGAAACAAGACCTGTTATCTCAGACATTCCAAAGAATGTGATGAGAAATCCTGATTCCAATGATGCGGAAGAATTTAAACGGCTTCTTGTAGAATCTACTTCAGAGCATAAAGAGAAAACCGTAAAGCTTCTGAATGCGATGTTCAATGAAGATATCACCCGTAAAGAAGCCATTCTCTTATTCAGAAATAATTCAGATTGCAACATTGTTCTCCGGGTTGAAGGAAAAGACTATTATAATCTTGCCGTTCCAGCTCATGGAGAGAACTTCGTTGTCATCAATAAAGGGTCTTATACCCTCAGCAGTAATGTCTGTGACATGAAATACACTTCTTTGAAAGACATTAAAAAAAGTATCTTTGTAACGATTGATAATCCTATGCAACCTGAAACGGAACAAAAACCTGTGCAAAAGGAAATTGTAAGTAAAAAAAACCCGAAAAAAAGAAAAGTAAAAAAATAAAATAGGTATGAAAAAGCTATTAGTTTTTACCGGGATTTCATTAGTCTTAACCAGCTGTAATACGATTAATTATGGCGGTTATCCGATAAGAAATTCCTATCCTGCCCGTAACTCCGGTAGTGTTGCTAATACAGAAAGAGAATACAATGAGCTGATGAAGACCTATAAACCGGAAACAGCTGAAGTACTTACGGATCTTCTGAATAATGACGATCCCTCCAATCCGAGGACCTCTATTTCCGTAAACAATAAATCTTCCTGTAATATGGTGCTTACTATAAGTGGAAATAATTTCTTCAGGAAAATTCCCATCGGAGCAGGAAAAATAGGCTATGCAATGGTTCCCAGGAATCAGAATTACAGGTTATCCGGAATGCTCTGCAATTCTTCCTATCAATCAACCAAGTATATAACCAGTTCTTATAATATAAGTCTTTCACAATAAAAAGATTCCGGCGGGCAAAGCCCGCCGGAATCTTTTTTAATCAGCAAACAACACCTGAGAAGCCTTCTCTTCTATTCCTTAATGTAATATAAATAAACTA
Coding sequences within:
- a CDS encoding DUF6759 domain-containing protein, translated to MKKILLLLGSILFFNLSAQKKGKDYSEIMKSNNIYEINAFLRDAHPDDPRRSVLKPRVMEMMKEYIKNAHPEDQKVKDMQEMLALLRRRPSTKITFDEMNAIIKQKQIAKYKAELAAKKPTETYIPSNAQNTFVVNTAANAAIPNAEAEEFNMLMNVSPIEHQNKTVKILNSLFDNDPNAKECIVLIQNQSDCNIIVRMEGVGNTKYRLAVPAHKDNSIVVEKGQYLFTSLVCGAQYASQKTIQKPIMVALGSATAQ
- the trmB gene encoding tRNA (guanosine(46)-N7)-methyltransferase TrmB; translated protein: MGKNKLARFAENKILPNVIQPTREEALSGFELEGKWRENFFKNDNPIVLELGCGKGEYSVGLAKTFPEKNFIGIDIKGARFWFGAKEAVENNMNNVAFLRTQIELVDYFFAENEVDEIWITFPDPQIKYKRTKHRLTHPDFLNRYKKFLKPGGIIHLKTDSEFLHGYTLGYLQGAGYEIITAHHDIYGAPEYDPDTPHLRDIKTYYEELFSAKGKTITYIKFRIS
- a CDS encoding DUF6759 domain-containing protein — encoded protein: MKKNFLTILILFFTFLIPGLTNAQKGSKDILKSTNIKEIEEYLRNTHPDDPKRSVLKPKLIALKNAEWTKGARTAKPMETRPVISDIPKNVMRNPDSNDAEEFKRLLVESTSEHKEKTVKLLNAMFNEDITRKEAILLFRNNSDCNIVLRVEGKDYYNLAVPAHGENFVVINKGSYTLSSNVCDMKYTSLKDIKKSIFVTIDNPMQPETEQKPVQKEIVSKKNPKKRKVKK
- a CDS encoding DUF6759 domain-containing protein, whose protein sequence is MKKLLVFTGISLVLTSCNTINYGGYPIRNSYPARNSGSVANTEREYNELMKTYKPETAEVLTDLLNNDDPSNPRTSISVNNKSSCNMVLTISGNNFFRKIPIGAGKIGYAMVPRNQNYRLSGMLCNSSYQSTKYITSSYNISLSQ